ACGGACCCGGCCCTGGCGCAGATCATCCTCAACACCGCGGTCTTCGTCCTCGGGTCGTCGACCCTGGCCACGGGTCTGGCTCTGTTTCTGGCCTACCTGAACAACCGCACGGACATCCCCTGCAAGTTCATGTTCCGGATCATCTCCATCATCCCGATGATGATCCCGCACATCCTCTTTTCCGTGAGTTGGGCGCTGCTCCTGAACCCGTCCAACGGGCTCATCAATCTGGTGCTCAAGCAGGCCTTCTTTCTCGATCACGCGCCGTTGAACATCTATTCCCTGTGGGGCATGATCCTGGTGGAGGGGCTTTTGGACCTGCCCATCGCCTATCTCATCATCGCGCCGGCCATGGCCTCCTTCGACGTGGCCCTGGAGGAGTCGTCCAAGGTCTGCGGCGCCGGGTCGTGGCGGACCCTGCTGCGCGTGACCCTGCCGGTGCTGCGGCCGGCCATCCTGGCGGCCTTCATCCTCGGCGTGGTCAGGAGCTTGGCGTCCTTCGCCGTGCCGTCGGTCATCGGCATGCCCGGCCGGGTCTACGTCCTGGCCACGCACCTCTACCAGATGATCGCCACGGGCTTCTCCACGGACTACGGCAAGGCCGCGGCCGTGGGCATGAGCGTCCTGGCCGCGTCCATCACGCTCATTTTCGTCTACCGCGCCCTGACGGCCGAGAGTGAGAAGTTCGTGACCATATCGAGCCGCGGGTACCGTCCCACGGTCATTCCCCTCAAGGCGGCCAGGTACCCGCTCTTCGCCGTGGTGGCGCTCCTGTCCTTCGTGCTCATCGTCCTGCCCGTGGCCGTGCTCGTCTACACCTCGCTGGTGCCGTACTCCATGGTGCCCAGCGCCCGGGCCTTCTCCCTCATGAGCTGGCGGCACTGGATAGAGGTCCTGAAGGACCCCATCTCCCTGCTGTCCCTGAAGAACAGTCTCTACCTCGGCGTGGGCGGGGCGACCCTGGGCGTGGCACTGTCGGTCTTCGTGGCCTACACCATCGTCAAGGTCCGGACCAGGGCCGCGGGCTTCCTCGAATCCCTGAGCTTTCTGTCCTTCTCCTTCCCCGGCATCGTCATCGGCGTGGGCTTCATGTGGTTCTTCGTGCGCACGCCGCTCTACGCCACCATCTGGGCCCTGCTCATCGGCTACATCGCCACCTACCTGCCCTACGGCATCCGCCCCCTGGCCAGCGCCTTCATCCAGGTCCACAGCCATCTGGAGGAGTCGTCCCTGGTCTGCGGCGCCAGCCGCATGACGACCATGCGCCGCATTATCATACCCCTTCTGGTGCCGGGCATGGTCTCGGGCTGGATTCTCATGGCCACCATGTTCGTGCGTGAGCTGACCCTGTCGGTGGTGCTGTCGAGGCCCGGCACGGAGGTCCTGGCCGTGCAGATCCTGCGTTTCGCCGAGGATGGGCTGTGGGGGCGTCTGTCGGCCCTGGGCATCATGATGATCTTCATCTCCACGGCCCTGGTGGTCCTGGCCACGTTGGTCGGAGCCAGGTTCAAGCCCGTGGAGAACGGCGGATAGGGCGCCGGACTGCGGCTGCAGAAAAAAGACGCCCGTCGCCTCGGCATTGTCCGGGACGACGGGCGTTATTCATTGGAAACGAGAAGGCGGGCGGCTGTCTACAGCACCTTGGCCACGGCCGGGGCGATCTGGTCCAGGTCGTCGATGAGGTGGAAGCCCGAGTCGGCCATGGCGCGCAGCTTGGCCTCGATGCCGCCGGAGCCCTTTTCGAGGATTGCTCCGGCGTGGCCCAGGCGCTTGCCGGGAGGGGCCGTGCGGCCGGCGATGAAGCCGAAGACCGGGAGTTCGAAGCCCGTCTCCCGCATGTAGCGGCCCAGGTCCTCCTCGGCGCTGCCGCCGATCTCGCCCAGGATGACCACGGCCCTGGTCTGCGGGTCGTGGCGCACGAGCTTGCAGAGGTCCGTAAACGACATGCCGACGAAGGGGTCGCCGCCGATGCCCACGCACACGGACTGGCCGATGCCGGCGCGGGTCAGGCGGTCGACGCATTCGTAGGTCAGGGTGCCGCTGCGCGAGAACACGGCCACGGGGCCGGGGGTGAAGATGTCGCCGGGCATGATGCCGATCTTGGTGCGACCCGGCATGATGAGGCCTGGGCAGTTGGGGCCGATGACGCGCGTGGGGCCGCCCTTGAGGCGCTCCAGGGCGCGCAGCATGTCCAGCTGGGGGATGCCGTCGGTGATGCAGACCACCCAGGGCACGCCCGCGGCCGCCGCTTCGAGGACCGCGTCCGGGGCCAGGGCGCCGGGCACAAAGATGATGGAGGCGTCGATGCGCGTAGCCGCGGCCGCCTCGCGTACCGTGTCGAAGACCGGCACGCCCAGGACTTCGCTTCCGCCCTTGCCGGGCGTGACCCCGGCCACGACTTGCGAGCCGTATTCCTGCATGAGTCGACAGTGCAGCTGGCCCTGCTTGCCCGTCAGGCCCTGAACCAGGATGCGGCAGTCCGCGGGCAGGGGGAAGGGCGCGCTTTCGGCGCGGGGCCGCGCGGGGACCAGGGAGGCCGAGGACTCGACGCGCACCGGGGCGTGCACGGCCCCCTGCATGGCGCCCTTGAGTTTTTCCAG
The Desulfomicrobium escambiense DSM 10707 genome window above contains:
- a CDS encoding ABC transporter permease translates to MDSSRSKLTLTLILIVGVLTVCPVVMLVLGSFSEGLTAFGSFTVQKYVDAYTDPALAQIILNTAVFVLGSSTLATGLALFLAYLNNRTDIPCKFMFRIISIIPMMIPHILFSVSWALLLNPSNGLINLVLKQAFFLDHAPLNIYSLWGMILVEGLLDLPIAYLIIAPAMASFDVALEESSKVCGAGSWRTLLRVTLPVLRPAILAAFILGVVRSLASFAVPSVIGMPGRVYVLATHLYQMIATGFSTDYGKAAAVGMSVLAASITLIFVYRALTAESEKFVTISSRGYRPTVIPLKAARYPLFAVVALLSFVLIVLPVAVLVYTSLVPYSMVPSARAFSLMSWRHWIEVLKDPISLLSLKNSLYLGVGGATLGVALSVFVAYTIVKVRTRAAGFLESLSFLSFSFPGIVIGVGFMWFFVRTPLYATIWALLIGYIATYLPYGIRPLASAFIQVHSHLEESSLVCGASRMTTMRRIIIPLLVPGMVSGWILMATMFVRELTLSVVLSRPGTEVLAVQILRFAEDGLWGRLSALGIMMIFISTALVVLATLVGARFKPVENGG